Part of the Bacteroidales bacterium genome is shown below.
CAGCGTGGCATCCGGTACAATTTTGACCATTGTCACCCACTGAACCCGTGCGGCCTCCGGGCGAACCGTTGTTATTGGCCATTACAATGAGTACCAGGGGTAAGATCAACAAAGGAAGAAATTTGTAAATAGTTTTCATGATAAGTTTGATTTGATTAAAAAATTTGAAAGGACAAAAATAATCATTTTGATCATAAAATAATGTTTATAATGCATCGTTTTAATTTGCAAATAAGAGAAATAAAAGCAGAAAGAGGGTAATTGTGTTTTCATTTTTCATTTTTTGTCCCCGCCACCCGGCGGGGTTTTTTTTACCTGTTAATGGGCTGCCATTGCAAGGAATGCAAGGCTGATTTTCACTCCCGGCACAGCAAGCAACACAGATGCTGACGCCTCTATTGTAGCGCCGGTAGTCACAACATCATCAACCAATAGAATGTGCTTTCCGGCAATTTTATCCGGGTTGGTCAAATTAAAAACATAGCTCACATTCTGCCAGCGATCGAAGCGTGATTTACGGGTCTGGGTTGCTGTGGCTTTTTCACGAAATAATATATCAGTAAGCAATGGAACGTTCATCGCAGACGCCATTTCCCGGCCAAACACTTCACTTTGGTTAAACCCGCGGGCTTTTTGCTTACTCCAATGTAATGGCACGGGAACAATGGCTTCCACTCCTGCAAACAACTCTGATCTATGCAAATCGTTACCGTACATTTTTCCAAGGAGTCTTCCTGCTTCCAGATTCCCTTTATACTTGAACTGGTGAATCAGATGCTGAACACGTCCGGCTTTGGCAAAATATAGGTACGCGGTGGCCGATTGCAACGGGACTCTCCCCCAGAAGAGCTCTGTAACGGGATTTTCGCTATGAAGGTGAAAGTTCGTCCGTGGCAGGGTAAAAAGACAACGTGTACAAATGGTCTCTTCGTTTTTAAGCAAAACAGCCTCGCAGGCTGTGCATATCCTGGGGAAAAACAAACCGATGATGTCGTCAATTAATATCATGCATCAAAATTAAGTTAATTTGCAAAAAATAAAAGGAATTCTTTGCCAATGGCTCAACGACATTTTACAATCCCCGTATTTATTCCAATGGAGGCTTGTCCTTTCAGATGTATTTATTGCGATCAGGTAAAGATTTCCGGACAGCAAAAAATTCCCTCTACTGCTGATGTTCAGGCTATTATTAATAGACATCTGATCACCATCCCTTTTGAAAATAACTACATTGAAGTTGGTTTTTTTGGAGGAACATTTACGGGATTGAAGCTGGTGCAACAGGAAGACTATCTTTTAGCTGTTCAACCTTATATCAAAGCTGGTAAAATAAAGTCTATCAGACTTTCTACCCGTCCTGATTTTATAGATCAGCCCAATATTGACTTACTAAAAAAGTACAATGTCACAACCATTGAACTTGGCGCTCAATCGATGGATGATGAAGTACTTCGGGCATCCGGAAGGGGACATACTGTTACTGATGTGTCAGTTGCTGCGCAGCTGATCCGATTAAACGGATTTCGGCTCGGATTGCAAATGATGATTGGCCTGCCCGGGGATACACGGGAAAAGTCGCTCTTCACGGC
Proteins encoded:
- a CDS encoding ComF family protein, producing MILIDDIIGLFFPRICTACEAVLLKNEETICTRCLFTLPRTNFHLHSENPVTELFWGRVPLQSATAYLYFAKAGRVQHLIHQFKYKGNLEAGRLLGKMYGNDLHRSELFAGVEAIVPVPLHWSKQKARGFNQSEVFGREMASAMNVPLLTDILFREKATATQTRKSRFDRWQNVSYVFNLTNPDKIAGKHILLVDDVVTTGATIEASASVLLAVPGVKISLAFLAMAAH
- a CDS encoding radical SAM protein, whose translation is MAQRHFTIPVFIPMEACPFRCIYCDQVKISGQQKIPSTADVQAIINRHLITIPFENNYIEVGFFGGTFTGLKLVQQEDYLLAVQPYIKAGKIKSIRLSTRPDFIDQPNIDLLKKYNVTTIELGAQSMDDEVLRASGRGHTVTDVSVAAQLIRLNGFRLGLQMMIGLPGDTREKSLFTAKRFIELGAEDVRIYPTLVIKGTHLEKQYKTGKYLPLSLDEAVSVIAEVLLQFERSHVNVIRVGLHPSEGLLRGDSLVDGPFHVSFRELVLSKIWGDLLGNIPAPDLPTSITITVSSKELNYAIGFKAVNRKMLENKFSRVIFRTSEFLIKREFHVDYHR